A genome region from Arachis duranensis cultivar V14167 chromosome 6, aradu.V14167.gnm2.J7QH, whole genome shotgun sequence includes the following:
- the LOC107491802 gene encoding uncharacterized protein LOC107491802 (The sequence of the model RefSeq protein was modified relative to this genomic sequence to represent the inferred CDS: added 59 bases not found in genome assembly), producing MRALVRVSNNYLCSSFSQIHKSQYRSIFSTPQLQASWMDKVKNVFTGQNPKQNDSSSESFTLLRFADEMKNARRIGTFKQFVVGRSSEVTFTTAFEKYEAILRCLANFDPTGENLTRDQKQEAAKHCNSTLVEVENTLAKFTWAKLAQKKIEKLKEEGKPLPTTISEVQKLVGSTPLDLARSNMAQGGQNSTGRNAPCPCGSKKKYKWCCGKTSRKSGVVN from the exons ATGCGTGCACTCGTGAGAGTGAGCAATAACTATCTTTGCTCATCCTTTAGCCAAATCCACAAGTCACAGTATCGCTCCATCTTCTCTACACCACAGCTTCAGGCCTCATGGATGGACAAGGTCAAAAACGTCTTTACAGGCCAAAACCCCAAGCAAAACGACTCCTCCTCCGAATCGTTCACCCTCCTCC GCTTTGCGGATGAAATGAAGAACGCAAGAAGGATCGGCACCTTTAAGCAGTTTGTGGTTGGAAGAAGCAGCGAAGTCACCTTCACCACCGCCTTCGAAAAATACGAAGCTATCCTTCGATGCCTCGCCAATTTTGATCCTACCGGAGAG AATCTGACTAGGGATCAAAAACAAGAAGCGGCGAAGCATTGTAACTCGACGCTTGTTGAAGTTGAGAATACGCTTGCCAAGTTCACTTGGGCGAAGTTAGCGCAGAAGAAGATTGAGAAGTTAAAAGAAGAGGGAAAACCATTGCCCACAACTATTAGCGAG GTCCAAAAGCTGGTTGGTTCAACTCCATTGGATCTTGCAAGGTCTAATATG GAAATATAAATg GTGTTGTGGAAAGACTTCAAGAAAATCAGGGGTTGTAAAT
- the LOC110272924 gene encoding uncharacterized protein LOC110272924: MDEYPLSGLESHPRRFKAHWFKSFSWLEYSPKVDAVFCLPCYLFSRKSSPFTSGGFRNWKKVNNGKDCAFLSHVGKSLNSPHNIAVKSCKDLLNQLCHIDKVLAKQSSQQVLSNRLRLKASIDTVKWLTFQACAFRGHDESHESQNRGNFLEMLKLLASYNKEVDAIVLDNAPQNAIYTSPSIQKEILHVFARKVQNEIRNEIGNAKFCLIVDEARDESRREQMALVVRFVDKHGFVKERLIDVVHVKDTTSATLKQEIYSALSHHNLNIQNVRGQGYDGASNMRGEWKGLQALIIQECPYAYYVHCFAHQLQLALVAAAKEVVDVHAFFQSLSNIINVVCSSCKRNDELRSAYATEISHLVATNQIETGRGANQIGTLKRSGDTRWSSHFNSICSLLRMFGATTSVLEDLATNGSTYSQRGDATYALKSLLSFDFIFILHMMKEIMGITDKLCQALQQKSQDILNAMHLVSSTKSLIQQLRDSSWGALLEKVSSFCNDHAIQIPDMGASFSDIIRSRRKKDVVTVEHHYRVDIFTSVIDFQLKELNSRFSEQATELLILSTSLDPKDAFKLFSVCNICNLVKNFYSLDFSEQEKIQLDYELQHYELDVVKAPDFQNLSTLAELSTTERAFSAMKIIKTRLRNKMEDEFLADCFVLVFDYVTVALVLIHIENSMNLMCYICCDWQIQIVWKR, from the exons ATGGATGAGTACCCTCTTTCTGGTCTAGAAAGTCATCCTCGTCGTTTCAAAGCTCATTGGTTTAAGAGTTTTTCTTGGCTAGAATATTCGCCAAAAGTGGATGCTGTATTTTGTCTTCCATGCTATTTATTTTCTAGAAAATCAAGTCCATTCACATCAGGAGGATTTCGCAATTGGAAAAAAGTGAATAATGGAAAGGATTGTGCATTTTTATCTCATGTGGGTAAATCTCTTAATTCTCCTCATAATATTGCTGTTAAGTCTTGTAAAGATTTGCTTAATCAATTATGTCACATTGACAAAGTATTGGCTAAGCAAAGCTCACAACAAGTTTTAAGCAATAGATTGCGTCTTAAAGCCTCTATTGATACTGTCAAATGGTTAACGTTTCAAGCTTGTGCTTTTAGGGGACATGACGAGAGTCATGAGTCTCAGAATCGAGGAAATTTTCttgaaatgttaaaattattagctTCTTACAATAAAGAAGTGGATGCAATTGTTTTGGATAATGCTCCTCAAAATGCAATATACACATCACCTTCTATTCAAAAGGAAATTCTACATGTTTTTGCTAGAAAGGTGCAAAATGAAATTCGCAATGAGATTGGTAATGCAAAGTTTTGTTTGATTGTTGATGAAGCTAGAGATGAATCTAGAAGAGAACAAATGGCACTTGTTGTTAGATTTGTTGATAAGCATGGATTTGTCAAAGAAAGGCTAATAGATGTTGTTCATGTCAAAGATACTACTTCTGCTACTCTAAAACAAGAGATTTATTCTGCATTATCTCATCACAATCTCAACATTCAAAATGTTCGAGGTCAAGGGTATGACGGAGCTAGTAATATGCGTGGAGAGTGGAAAGGGTTACAAGCTTTAATTATTCAAGAATGTCCTTATGCATATTATGTTCATTGCTTTGCTCATCAATTACAGCTAGCTCTTGTTGCTGCGGCTAAAGAAGTTGTTGATGTTCATGCTTTTTTCCAAAGTTTGAGTAATATTATCAATGTTGTGTGCTCTTCTTGCAAACGCAATGATGAATTACGATCTGCTTATGCAACTGAAATTTCCCATTTAGTTGCAACTAATCAAATTGAAACAGGAAGAGGAGCAAATCAAATTGGCACATTAAAAAGATCAGGAGATACCAGGTGGAGCTCTCACTTCAACTCAATTTGTAGCCTTTTACGTATGTTTGGAGCAACAACTTCAGTTCTGGAAGATTTGGCTACTAATGGATCTACATATTCTCAACGTGGTGATGCTACTTATGCTCTTAAAtctttattatcatttgattttattttcattttgcatATGATGAAAGAAATCATGGGAATCACTGATAAACTTTGTCAAGCATTGCAACAAAAATCTCAAGACATTTTGAATGCTATGCATCTAGTTTCTAGTACAAAGTCATTGATTCAACAGTTAAGAGATAGTAGTTGGGGAGCACTTTTGGAGAAAGTTAGTTCTTTCTGCAATGATCATGCTATTCAGATACCTGATATGGGTGCTTCTTTTAGTGACATAATTCGGTCTCGTCGTAAAAAGGATGTTGTCACTGTTGAACACCACTATCGTGTTGACATTTTTACTAGCGTGATAGATTTTCAATTGAAAGAGCTAAATAGTAGATTTAGTGAGCAAGCAACCGAGCTCCTCATACTGAGTACATCTCTAGATCCTAAAGATGCTTTCAAGTTATTCAGTGTTTGCAACATATGCAATCTTGTAAAGAATTTCTATTCTTTAGATTTTTCTGAGCAAGAAAAGATTCAATTGGATTATGAGTTACAACATTATGAACTTGATGTGGTTAAAGCTCCAGATTTTCAGAATTTGTCTACTCTTGCTGAATTGT caacaactgaACGGGCCTTTTCAGCTATGAAGATTATTAAAACAAGGCTTCGAAACAAGATGGAAGATGAATTTTTAGCAGATT GTTTTGTATTGGTGTTTGATTACGTAACTGTGGCTTTGGTTTTGATTCACATTGAGAACTCGATGAATTTGATGTGCTATATATGTTGCGACTGGCAAATTCAGATTGTGTGGAAACGATGA